Below is a genomic region from Enterobacter hormaechei subsp. xiangfangensis.
AATGGGTGATGTCGACGCCAACAAAGATAATCCCGATAACCTGGCCTTCCGCATTTTTAACAGGCTGGTACTGCGTGATATAGCGCTTGCCGAACAGCAGCGCGAGGCCGCGATAGACCTCCCCTTTGGTGACAGCCGCAAATGCCGGGCTGGTGCTATCAAGAACGGTTCCGATGGCGCGGTCGCCATTCTCTTTGCGCAGCGACGTGGCCACGCGGATAAAATCGTTACCGCTGCGGACAAACAGCGTCGAGATGGCCCCCGTTCGGCTCAGGAAGTCATCAGAAAGCGTATTGTTTTCATGCAACTCCGTTTCACCGCCCTTCAGCAGAGGAACGGTAAGGCCGTTAATGGTCCGGCTCTGGCTGCTGTCGCTGTTCAATGGCTGTGGCAAAAAGGTGGTGAACAGGCGGGTATAGCTCTCGACCTCTTCGCTCAGGCTGGTGTTGAACATCTCTACCATATCCACCATGCCGGTAGACTGGTTATGCAGGTCTTCAACCGCAAGATCTTCAAGCTGCTGGCTGGCGTTGTGGCTCAACAGAAAAGTGAACAGCAAAAAAAGCGTGGCGACACTGGCACCTGTTAGCAGCGATAGCTTCGTGCCCAGACCTGCCAGGCGGAAAAAGGTGATCATAAATTGCTCATTATTGAAAAGTGATGGCTGTTCAACGGCAGAGCAGAGATAACGTTTACCTCTTTAATGTAACTTAATGTTACATGTTTGTTTTCGTAAGGTTTTGGGAGAGATAAAAAATTTGCAAAAGTGAAAAGCCACTAAAATTAAGTGGCTTTTATCGGAAGGGACTAGGCATAAAGAATGGCCTGCACGCGCCAGTGATTAACATGGTGATCTTCCTGCATCTGAACGATGCGATACCAGGATGCGCCCTGTTCATCGGCCTTCAGAGCGACGACACGTTCAACGTCTTGCGGACTCCCCGTGATATTATTGACGGAGATCTGACCAATCTCGTTCAGGCCCGTGACGCAATCCGCGCTGGCAAATTCGGCCGACTGCGCCGTGGTGCTCAGCAGGCCCGCTGAAAGCAATAGCGTCGTTAAAGCAAGGGTTCGTTTCATCGTCAGCTCCTTTTCACGTGTCTCCGGTATCCGCCGGGCAATCCTTCGCGAATAAACTCATTTCCATTGTTGCTGGCATGGAGTTTATTGTGGACAGGAAAATGTCTACGGACGCAAAGCAGTGTAAAAGTCGTTCAAATGATGATGCTTACTTACGGTACAAAATGCCCTGGGCGTACCACTGTCCCGTAATAATGGTTTCATCAATCATCGTGATGACGTAATAATCTGCTTTTGCGGCAACGGCCTGCGCTTCAATTGCGTCTTCTGCATCATCCGGGGAACCACGAACCATCGCGGATACGGTACCCAGGCGTTGTAATCCTTCCGTCTGATTACGACGAATTTCCTGAGGATGATCGGTAACCGGCGGCGCCGGTTCTGGCGTACCCTGCAATACGGAACATCCGCTGAGCAGCGAGACCAGCAATAAAGCGGTAAGCCT
It encodes:
- the yjfN gene encoding DUF1471 family protease activator YjfN, which translates into the protein MKRTLALTTLLLSAGLLSTTAQSAEFASADCVTGLNEIGQISVNNITGSPQDVERVVALKADEQGASWYRIVQMQEDHHVNHWRVQAILYA
- the bsmA gene encoding biofilm peroxide resistance protein BsmA, producing the protein MAIRKRDRFMRRLTALLLVSLLSGCSVLQGTPEPAPPVTDHPQEIRRNQTEGLQRLGTVSAMVRGSPDDAEDAIEAQAVAAKADYYVITMIDETIITGQWYAQGILYRK